Part of the Acidobacteriota bacterium genome, GGCGCCGTGGCGTAGGCCCCGACCGCCTGGAGCTCGAGGTAGAGGAGAGAGCTCTGGGCCCTGAGGCCCGGCGCGAACGCCCCGAGGAGAGCCAGGCAGGCCGCGCCGAAACGGACGGCGGACCGGCGGCCGGGGCGGCGGCTCCCCGCCCCGCCGGCCTCAGACATCGAAGGCGACCCGGCCGCGGAAGACGACGACGCCGTTGCGGGCGAAGGTCAGCCGGACCTCCCAGTCGCCGGGCATGACCACGCTGACCGGCAAGAGGTAGTCGCCGGCTTTGTTGGTCTTGAAGGCAACCTCGCCCGAATCGTGGGCGCCGCGCATCGACGGCATGTCCGAGCGGCCGGTGATGGACAGGTCGGTGACCCGCTTCCCGTCCTTGTCATAGATCTTGACGATGAGGACCGAGGTCCCCATCTTCGGCGTCTTGTCGAATTCCCAGGTGAAGTAGTTGACCTCGCCGATCCAGCACTTCTTGCCCGCTTTGGGCAGGTCCTGGAAAACGGGTTCCTGGCCGCCGGGCACAAGGCCGGGGGAATTGCAGCAGGAGCCGGCGGGCTGGGCCGCCAGGGCCGTCGCCGCGCCCAGGAAGATCGCCAGGGAGATCATCAGGATATTGGTCGTTCTCATCGATAGCGCCTCCGATCCGGTCCCGAATTCCGATCCATTATATCGGAATCCCGCCCGGTCATCCAGGAGGCGGCCCGGCCCCGGACCGGGATCACGGCCCGGGTCACTTCTCGTTGTCGAGGACCTGTTCGAGGATATCGCGGGTCACGAACCACGTCCAATGGAGCTTCTCGAGGGTCTTGCGGTCCATCGTGAACGCCGAGAACGGCTTCCACAGGGGGGGCGGCGCGGGATTATTGGTCTCGATCTCGACGCGGACGACATCGAGGTTCTTGAACTTGCGGTAGAGCATCTGGAGCTTCGGCCCGATCTCGGACGCCAGGTCCGTCTCGTAATTGTCCTGGTCCACATCGTAATAATGATAAGCGATGAGGACCTCGCCCTTGTCGCCCAGGCTGAAGTCCGAGACGCCGGAGCTGTCATCCCGGGGCGTGCCGAGCACGGAACGCATCTCCGGGAGGCTCAGCTCCTTGATGATCTTCTCCTTTTCGGGCTTGACCTGCCCGGGCGCCGCCGTCTGGCCGGCCAGCAGGGCCGCCGCGAGCAGGGCCGCGACGCCCGCCCCCACGACTGTCCATCTTCTCATGTCCGGTCTCCTTTCGTTCGGCGCGGCCACGGTCTCATCCAGGATGGAAGGACCTTCTTTTCCTGAAGGCCCGCCCTCCCCTCTTGGGCCTGACCTCGACGCGGACCGCGCCGTCACTGCAGATCCCGGCCGGCGTCGGGCGGACGCGACGGACCGCCTTTTTCGGACGCTCCGGACCGGCGGGACTCGTTTTCATGAAAACCCATAATCCAAGATATGTGCCAAGCGCGGGTGGGCGGGCCCGGACGGGGGCGCGGCGTCCGCCCCATGGGACCGGGAGGCCGGACCGGGGCCTCATACCGCCGGGCGGGAATGTGTCCTGGCCGGTGAGAAACGTAAAGGCCGGATGTTCCCCGAAGCCCCGGCGCCGGGGCGGGCGGAGGCATCAGGCCTTCAGGCGGGAATAGAAGACCTTTTTGACCGCCTCGGCCGCGAGGACGTAAAGGGCGGTGATCCCGGCCAGCCAGGCCAGGATCGGCGCCGGCAGGGGGGTGAAGCCAAGCAGGGCGTTCAGCGGCGTGTAGGGCAAGGACAGGGTCACGACGGCGATGATCAAGGTCGAGACCAGGAGCCACCGTCCGGGCCGGCTCCTGACGAACGGGCGGCGGGTGCGAACGACCAAGGCGACCAGGAGCTCCGTCAGGACGGACTCGACGAACCAGCCGGTCCGGAAGACATCCGGCGGCACCTTGAGCAGGAGGAGGAGCACGGCGAAGGTGACGGCGTCGAAGATAGAGCTGGTCAGGCCGAAGACGACCATGAAAGAACGGATGAAGCGGATGTCCCAGCGGTGGGGCGACCGGACCATCTCCGGATCGACGTTGTCCCCGGCGATGGCGAGGGCCGGGATGTCGGACAGGAAGTTGTTGAGCAGGACCTGCTTGGCCAGCAGCGGCAGGAAGGGCAGGACGACCGAGGCCGCGGCCATGCTGAGCATGTTGCCGAAGTTGGCGCTGGTCGTCGTGAAGATGTACTTGAGCGAATTGGCGAAGGTGACCCGGCCCTCCTCGACGCCGCGCCGGATGACGTCCAGGCCGGGCTCGAGCAGGACGATGTCCGCGGCCTCGCGGGCCACGTCGACGGCCCCCTCGACGGAGATGCCGACATCGGCGTCGTGGAGGGACGGGGCGTCGTTGATGCCGTCGCCCAGGTAGCCGACGACATGGCCGGCCCGCTGCATGGCCCGGATGATGCGCTCCTTGTCGTTCGGGTCCGTCTCGGCGAACAAGGTCGTGCCCTCGACGGCGTGGACGAGGGCGTCCTCCGGCATCACGGCCAGATCGGAGCCGGTGATGACGCCCCGGACCTCGAGACCGACCATCCGGGCGACGCTTTCGGCGACGCGGCGGTTGTCGCCGGTGACGATCTTCAGGCCCACTCCCCGTCCGGCCAGGTCCTCGATCGCCCCCAGCACGCCGGGCTTGGGCGGATCGAAGAAGCGGAGGAAGCCGGCGAAGGCCAGGCCGCGCTCGTCGCCGCGGGTGTAGGCGGCCTGGACAGGCACGGGCTTGACGGCCACGCCCAGGACCCGGTACCCGGCCTCGCTCCAGCGGGCGAACAGGTCGAGGATCCGGTCCTTCTCGGCCGCGTCCAGCGGGACGGCCGCGGCGCCCCGCCGGGAAGAGACGCAGACGCCGAGCAGGGGCTCCAGGGCGCCCTTGGCGATGAGCATCGGCCCGGCCTCGCCTTCCCGGGCGACGATGCTCAGGCGCTTGCGAACGAAATCGTAGGGGATCTCATCCAGCTTGACCGCCGCCCCCGGGACCATCGAGCGCGCGCCGGTGATGGCCTCGTCCAGGGGGTTGGCCAGCCCCGTCTGGAGGCGGGCGTTGAGGAAGGCCCAGCGAAAGACCTCGTCGGACGGTCGGCCGTCGGCGTCGAGGGCGCCGTCGAGCTCGACGACCCCCGCGGTCAGCGTGCCCGTCTTGTCGGTGCAGAGGATGTCCATGCTGCCGAGGTTCTCGATCGAGCTCAGCCGCCGCACGATGACGCCGCTGCGGGCCATGGCCCGGGCGCCCTTGGAGAGGTTGATGGTGATGATGGCCGGCAGGAGCTCCGGCGAGATGCCGACGGCCAGGGCGATGGCGAACAGGAGCGAGTCGAGGGGCGGCTTGACCGAGATGATGTTCATGCCGAAGACGACCAGGATGAGGGCGATCATGACCTCGGACAGCATCAGGCCGAAGCGGCGGATGCCGCGCTCGAATTCCGTCTCGGGCGGCCGCCGGACGATCCGGTCGGCGATGCGGCCGAAAGCCGTCCCGGCTCCGGTCACGGCGACCAGGGCCAGTGCGGTCCCGCTGCGCACGTTCGTGCCGGCGAAAACGCAGTTGGTCCGCTCGGCCAGGCTCGAGACCGGGGCCGCCTCTCCGGGTTTTTTCTCGGCCGGGAACGTCTCCCCGGTCAGGGCGGCTTGGCTGACGAAGAAGTCCTTGGCCTCCAGGACCCGGCCGTCGGCCGGGATGAGGCTGCCGGCGGACAGCATCACGATATCGCCCGGGACGAGGTCCTCCGCCGGCACCGACGCCGGCGCCCCGTCGCGGAGCGCCGTGACCTTGTGGGCCAGCCGGCTCCGCAGCTTCTCGACGGCCCGCGAGGCGGAGTATTCCTGGGCGAAGGTGATGGACGCGCTCCCGATGACGATCGCCAGGATGACCAGGGCGTCGGCGAAGTCCCGGGCCAGGGCTGATACGAACGTGCCGAAGAGAAGGATCAGGACGAGCGGGCTCTTGAACTGCCTCAGGAAAAGGCCCGCGGCCGGGGACCTCTTCCTGACCTTGAGGGCGTTCGGCCCGGCCGCGGCGAGCCGGGCCCGGGCCTCGGCCTGGCCGAGACCCCGCGGCGCCGCCCCGAGCCCGGCCAGGACCTCGGCGGCGGGAGGGCTCCAGTAATCGATCGCCGGGAGCTTTCGATCGGGCATGGTTCCTATATCCCTGGGGTGTCGCGCGCCCCGATGATAGGCCTCGGTCCGGAGGGTGTCAAGGAACGTCCGGGCGGGGTTGTTTGACACCCGGGCCGGGCATTCCCTATAATCGGCCTGATCAGTGGGATTCCATGGCCAAGATCCTGATCATCGACGACGATCCGCTTGTCTCCGACTCCCTTTGCCAGGTCGTGGACAAGATGGGGCACGGTTCGTCCGTCGCCAGGAGCGTGGCCGCGGCCCTGGAGGCCGTCCGGGACGGGGCCTTCGACATCATCTTCTGCGACGTCCGCATGCCCGACGGCTCCGGCCTGGACATCCTGCCCGAGCTGAGGGCCGGCCAGCTCCCGCCCGAGGTCATCATCATCACCGGCTACGGGGACCCCGACGGGGCCGAGCTGGCCATCAAGAAGGGGGCCTGGGATTACGTCGAAAAGCCCCTGTCCGTCAAGGACGTCGCCCTGGCCGTGGAGCGGGCCCTCCAGTATCGGGACAAGAAGCGGGCCGCCCCGGCGCCGGTGGCCCTCAAGACCGAGGGCATCATCGGCAAGAGCCCGAAGCTCCGCGCCTGCCTGGACGCGCTGGCCCAGGCCGCCTCGAGCGAGGCCAACGCCCTGATCACGGGAGAGACGGGAACGGGCAAGGAGCTGTTCGCCTGGGCCATCCACCAGAACAGCGACCGCGCTTCGCGGAACTTCGTGGTCGTGGACTGCGCCGCGCTGCCGGAGACGCTCGTCGAGAGCACGCTCTTCGGCCACGTCCGGGGCGCCTTCACCGGGGCCGACAAGCCCCGCGACGGGCTGGTCCGGCAAGCGGACGGGGGGACGCTCTTCCTCGACGAGATCGGCGAGCTGCCCCTGTCCATCCAGAAATCCTTCCTCCGCGTCCTCCAGGAGCGCCGCTTCCGCCCGGTGGGGGGCGGGCAGGAGGTGACCAGCGATTTCCGGCTGGTCACCGCGACCAACCGGAACCTCGAGGACATGGTCCGGGCCGGAGGTTTCCGCGAGGATCTCCTCTTCCGGATCCGGACCCTCGTCCTCGCCCTGCCGCCCCTGCGGGAGATGAGAGAGGACCTCAAGGAACTCGTCATCCATTACGTCGTCAGGTTCTGCGATCAATACGGCATCCCGATGAAGAGCTTTTCGCCCGATTTCGAGCAGGTCCTGACGGCCTACGACTGGCCCGGCAACGTCCGCGAGCTCATCCAGTCGCTGGAAAAGGCCATCGTCAGCGCCAAGGACGAGCCGGTCCTCTTCCCCAAGCACCTGCCGGAGCATATCCGCGTCCGGCTGGCCCGGGACGCCGTTTTGAAAAAGAAGGTTTCCGAGCCCGTTCGGCCCCCCCTTCCGGGAGAGACGGCCGCGCCGGCCTCCATGAAGGACTTCCGCGAAGCGGGGCTGGCCCGGCTGGAAAGCGAGTACCTGGCCGGCCTGATGCGTTCGACCTCCCGCAATATCGCCGAGGCCTGCCGCCTCTCCGGGCTGTCCCGCTCGCGCCTCTACACGCTCCTCAAGAAATACGGCATCCCCCTGTCCTGAAGCCGGCCGTCCCGCGGGACCGGCCGGGACGGCCATCGAGTCCCGCCCGGCAGAATTCCTCCTCCCGACGGCCCGGCCGGCGGCGGCGGCGGCCCCGGGGCCCCAGGGCGGGCGTCCGCGGCCGGACGCCGTCAGGGCCCGCGCCGGACTTGGCACAATTCTTGGAATCTCCCTTTGTGAACGATGGCGGAAAGGACCGCTATGGCCTTGAACGTGTTCTTCCTGATGGCCAGGCCCTCCGAGGACGGGCGGGCGTTGGTGGGCGCGGCCGGGTCGCTCGTCACGGACGGCCGCATCGAGGTCTTCTCGAACCTTGCCGACTTCGAGGCCCGGATGCGCGGGCCCAAGGCGCCTCGCTCGCCGGCGATCGTCTGGAACCCGACGCACGACGACCTGCGCGCGCTCGCGGGCCT contains:
- a CDS encoding FixH family protein, with amino-acid sequence MRTTNILMISLAIFLGAATALAAQPAGSCCNSPGLVPGGQEPVFQDLPKAGKKCWIGEVNYFTWEFDKTPKMGTSVLIVKIYDKDGKRVTDLSITGRSDMPSMRGAHDSGEVAFKTNKAGDYLLPVSVVMPGDWEVRLTFARNGVVVFRGRVAFDV
- the mgtA gene encoding magnesium-translocating P-type ATPase: MPDRKLPAIDYWSPPAAEVLAGLGAAPRGLGQAEARARLAAAGPNALKVRKRSPAAGLFLRQFKSPLVLILLFGTFVSALARDFADALVILAIVIGSASITFAQEYSASRAVEKLRSRLAHKVTALRDGAPASVPAEDLVPGDIVMLSAGSLIPADGRVLEAKDFFVSQAALTGETFPAEKKPGEAAPVSSLAERTNCVFAGTNVRSGTALALVAVTGAGTAFGRIADRIVRRPPETEFERGIRRFGLMLSEVMIALILVVFGMNIISVKPPLDSLLFAIALAVGISPELLPAIITINLSKGARAMARSGVIVRRLSSIENLGSMDILCTDKTGTLTAGVVELDGALDADGRPSDEVFRWAFLNARLQTGLANPLDEAITGARSMVPGAAVKLDEIPYDFVRKRLSIVAREGEAGPMLIAKGALEPLLGVCVSSRRGAAAVPLDAAEKDRILDLFARWSEAGYRVLGVAVKPVPVQAAYTRGDERGLAFAGFLRFFDPPKPGVLGAIEDLAGRGVGLKIVTGDNRRVAESVARMVGLEVRGVITGSDLAVMPEDALVHAVEGTTLFAETDPNDKERIIRAMQRAGHVVGYLGDGINDAPSLHDADVGISVEGAVDVAREAADIVLLEPGLDVIRRGVEEGRVTFANSLKYIFTTTSANFGNMLSMAAASVVLPFLPLLAKQVLLNNFLSDIPALAIAGDNVDPEMVRSPHRWDIRFIRSFMVVFGLTSSIFDAVTFAVLLLLLKVPPDVFRTGWFVESVLTELLVALVVRTRRPFVRSRPGRWLLVSTLIIAVVTLSLPYTPLNALLGFTPLPAPILAWLAGITALYVLAAEAVKKVFYSRLKA
- a CDS encoding sigma-54 dependent transcriptional regulator — encoded protein: MAKILIIDDDPLVSDSLCQVVDKMGHGSSVARSVAAALEAVRDGAFDIIFCDVRMPDGSGLDILPELRAGQLPPEVIIITGYGDPDGAELAIKKGAWDYVEKPLSVKDVALAVERALQYRDKKRAAPAPVALKTEGIIGKSPKLRACLDALAQAASSEANALITGETGTGKELFAWAIHQNSDRASRNFVVVDCAALPETLVESTLFGHVRGAFTGADKPRDGLVRQADGGTLFLDEIGELPLSIQKSFLRVLQERRFRPVGGGQEVTSDFRLVTATNRNLEDMVRAGGFREDLLFRIRTLVLALPPLREMREDLKELVIHYVVRFCDQYGIPMKSFSPDFEQVLTAYDWPGNVRELIQSLEKAIVSAKDEPVLFPKHLPEHIRVRLARDAVLKKKVSEPVRPPLPGETAAPASMKDFREAGLARLESEYLAGLMRSTSRNIAEACRLSGLSRSRLYTLLKKYGIPLS